The genomic window CTGCCGCAGCACGCCGCGCAACTGCACTTCGCTGAACTCCGCGCCCAGCCCGAAGGTGCTGATGCGCTCATGCCCGAACTGCTTGACCTTCTCGGTCTCCTTGCCGCGCAGGATGTCCATGATGTGGCCCGCACCAAAGCTGATGCCGCTCAGCTGATGCACGCGGTAGATGGTCGAGAGCAGCTTGCGCGCGGCATCGGTGCCATCCCACACCTGCGGCGGGTTCAGGCAGTTGTCGCAGTTGCCGCAGGGAGTGCTCTTCTCGCCGAAGTAGCCCAGGAGCCGCACGCGCCGGCAGTCGCTCGCCTCGGCCAGCGAGAGCAGCGCATCGAGTTTGCCGCGCATCACCTGCTTGAACTCTTCGCCGGCCGGGCTCTCGTCGATCATGCGGCGCTGGTTCACCACATCTTGCAGGCCGTAGGCCATCCAGGCGTCGGCCGGCGCGCCGTCGCGGCCCGCGCGGCCGGTTTCCTGGTAGTAGCCTTCGATGTTCTTGGGCATGTCGAGGTGGCCGACAAAGCGCACGTCGGGCTTGTCGATGCCCATGCCGAAGGCGATGGTCGCCACCATCACGATGCCTTCCTCGCGCAGGAACCGGTCCTGGTGCTTCTGCCGCACCGCGGCGTCCAGCCCCGCGTGATAGGGCAGCGCGTTGATGCCCGCGCCCTGCAGCGTCACGGCCACGTCTTCCACGCGTTTGCGCGACTGGCAATAGACCACGCCCGCATCGCCTTCGTGCTCGCGCTCGATGAAGCGCAGCAGCTGCGTGGTCGCGTCCTTCTTCTCGACGATGGTGTAGCGGATGTTCGGCCGGTCGAAGCTGGAGACGAACTGCCGCGCCTCCTCCAGCTGCAGCCGCTCGACGATGTCGGCGCGCGTGAGCGCGTCGGCCGTGGCCGTGAGCGCGATGCGCGGCACGCCCGGGTAGCGTTCGTGCAGCACAGTGAGCGCGCGGTATTCGGGCCGGAAGTCGTGCCCCCACTGGCTCACGCAATGCGCCTCGTCGATCGCGAACAGCGAGAGCTTGCCGCGCTCCTTCAGCGAATCGAGCTGCGACAGAAAACGCGGCGTGTTCACGCGCTCGGGCGCCGCATACAGCAGCGTGATCTCGCCGCGCAGCATGCGGCGCTCCACGTCCTGCGTCTGCTCCCAGTCGAGCGTCGAATTGAGAAAGGCCGCGTTCACGCCGGCCTCGTGCAGCGCGCCGACCTGGTCGTGCATCAGCGCGATCAGCGGCGACACCACCACCGAAACGCCACGCCCCGCGCGCTGCCGTGCAATGGCCGGTATCTGGTAGCACAGCGACTTGCCGCCGCCCGTGGGCATCAGCACCAGCGCATCGCCGCCGCCCACCACGTGCTCCACGATGTCCTGCTGCGGCCCGCGAAACTGCGAATAGCCGAAGACTTCGTGAAGGATGTCGGCGGGTGCGCTGCTGCTGCCGGGAGCGTCGAGGGGGAGGGGAGCGAGCGAGGACACAGGGCGGGGGCGGCAGGTGCGAAGGGGCGAAACGGAGAAAAAGGAAGCGAAGCCGGATTGTCCCCCAGCGGCATCGACACGACTGTGGCACGAGGTTTGCAATCGCAAAACCCGTCCCGCCACCCTTCCTGTATAGACAGCAATCTGGTGCATTTTCCTGACGGTATGCACCGAAACGGCTCTCTCGGGTTATCCTGTATATACAAGTTGGGGCGCTCGGCAACAATGCGAGGCGCGCGCAGCCCGTGATCGGCAGCGCATCGCCTAGCCATCCTCAAGAAACGGAACCAGGAGTACCCATGGTCAAGACGGTAGTTGTGAAAGTCGCTTCCCTGCTGGCAGCAGGCGCATGTGCAGCGGGCATGGCCGGAACGGCCGCCGCGCAAGAAACCAAGATCGCGCTCGGCATGTCCGGCTGGACCGGCTTCGCGCCGCTTTCGCTGGCCGACAAGGCCGGCATCTTCAAGAAGAACGGCCTGGACGTCGAGCTGAAGATGATTCCGCAGAAGGACCGCCACCTGGCGCTGGCCGCGGGCGCCATCCAGTGCGCAGCCACCACGGTGGAAACGCATGTGGCCTGGAACGCCAACGGCGTGCCCATCGTGCAGATCTTCCAGATGGACAAGTCCTACGGTGCCGACGGCCTGGCAGTGCGCAACGACGTGAAGAGCTTTGCCGACCTCAAGGGCAAGACCATCGGCGTGAGCGCGCCCGGCACCGCGCCGTACTTCGGCCTGGCCTGGATGCTCAACAAGAACGGCATGACGCTGAAGGATGTGAAGGTGGTTTCGCTCGAGCCCCAGCCCGCCGCCCAGGCGTTCGTGGCCGGCCAGAACGACGCCGCCATGACCTACGAGCCCTATCTCTCGACCGTGCGCGCCAACCCCGCCGCCGGCAAGATCCTGGCCACCACGCTCGACTACCCGATGGTGATGGACACCGTCGGTTGCGCGCCCACTTGGCTCAAGGCCAACGCCAAGGCGGCGCAGGCGCTCACGCAGTCGTACTTCGAGGCGCTGGACATGATCAAGGCCGACCCTGCCAAGGCCAACGAACTGATGGGCTCGGCCGTCAAGCAAACCGGTGAGCAGTTCGCCAAGTCGTCGGCCTTCTTGCGCTGGCAGGACAAGGCCGCCAACCAGAAGTTCTTTGCGGGCGAGCTCACCAGCTTCATGAAGGAAGCCGCGCCCATCCTGCTGGAAGCCGGGGTGATCCGCAAGGCTCCTGAAGACTACGCAGCCACGTTCGATGCAAGCTTCGTCAAGTAAGGCCCTGCCGCAGGTGCCACCGCGCGCGTCGGCACCTGCGTCGGCCGTTTCCCCCGCCTCCGCCGGTTCCGGCAAGCCTGCCGTGTCCGCGCGGCGCCGCTCGCTCGCACCGCTCGAGCCCATCAGCGGCCGCGCGCGCGTGCTGCTCGGCCTGGGTTTCTTCGTGGCCTTCGTGCTCGTGTGGTCCATCGCCACGCTCGGCGGCTTCGTGCCGCCGACCTTCCTTGCCAGTCCGGTCACCATGCTGAAGGAAGGCTGGATGCTGTTCGCCGAGTTCGGCTTCATCGGCGACGTGGGCATGACCGTGTGGCGCGTGTTCGGCGGCTTCTTGCTGGCGGCCGTGCTGGCAGTGCCGCTGGGCATCGCCATGGGCACCTGGAAGGCCGTCGAAGCCTTCTTCGAGCCCTTCGTGTCGTTCTGCCGCTACTTGCCGGCCTCTGCATTCATTCCGCTGCTCATCCTGTGGGCGGGCTTGGGCGAAATGCAGAAGCTGCTGGTGATCTTCATCGGCTCGTTCTTCCAGATCGTGTTGATGGTGGCGGTAACGGTGGGCGGCGCGCGGCGCGACCTTGTCGAAGCGGCCTACACGCTCGGCGCCAGGAGCCGCGGCATTGTTGCGCGCGTGCTCATTCCGGGTGCTGCGCCCGGCATTGCCGAAACCTTGCGCCTTGTTCTGGGTTGGGCCTGGACCTACGTGATCGTGGCCGAACTCATCGGCTCGTCTTCGGGCATCGGCCACATGATCACCGACAGCCAGGCCTTGCTGAACACCGGGCAGATCATCTTCGGGATCATCGTGATCGGCGTCATCGGACTGGTGTCCGACTTTGCTTTCAAGGCGCTCAACCGCCGCATGTTCGCTTGGGCGGCACTCTGATGATGACGAACAACAACCAACTCTCCATCCAGGGCGTGTCGCGCGTCTTCACCGGCACCAAGGGCCAGAGCACGCAGGCGCTGCTGCCAATCGATTTCGAGGTGAAGGAGAACGACTTCGTCACCATCCTCGGCCCGTCGGGCTGCGGCAAGTCGACGCTGCTTCGCATCGTGGCGGGGCTCGACTTTCCGACCACCGGCCAGGTGCTGCTCGACGGCGAGCGCATCGAAGGCCCCGGTGCCGACCGCGGCGTGGTGTTCCAGAGCTACACGCTCTTTCCGTGGCTCACCGTGGCGCAGAACATCCGCTTCGGCCTGCGCGAGCGCGGCATGAGCGAGGCCGACCAGAAGGACCGCAGCGAGTTCTTCATCGCCAAGGTGGGCCTGCGCGGTTTCGAGAACCACTTTCCCAAGCAGCTCTCGGGCGGCATGCAGCAGCGCACGGCCATTGCGCGCGCACTCGCCAACGACCCCAAGATGCTGTTGCTGGACGAGCCCTTCGGTGCGCTCGACAACCAGACGCGCGTGCTGATGCAGGAGCTGCTGCTCGGTATCTGGGAATCGGCGCAGAAGACGGTGCTCTTCGTCACCCACGACATCGACGAAGCCATCTTCATGGCCAACCGCGTGGCGGTGTTCAGCGCGCGGCCCGGACGCATCAAGACGGAGATCGCGGTCGACTTTCCGCACCCGCGCCACTACACGATCAAGACTTCGCCCGAGTTCATGGAAATCAAGGCGCGGTTGACCGAAGAGATTCGCGCGGAGTCGATGGCTGCTGCGGAGCACTAGGAATGAAGGCCGGGTACTCACTTCATCGCGGGTTGCTGTTGGTGCGTTGTTCGGGGCGCGCACCCGCCGACGGGGTACCTTTCTCCGCGAATGTCCCCCGGCCTGCGGCCTCCTCCTTTATTTCGCTGCGCAAGGCACCCCGCCAGCGGGTGCGTTATTCAGAGCGGTCGTTGATCGGCGGTGCACCCAGAGCGTGCCCAAGTGCACAGGGCATCGGGTGCTCCCCGCAGCGAAATAAAGGAGGAGCCGAAGGCGGGGGACATTCGCGGAGGGGAGTACCCGGTGGCCTGTGCACACGCCCTGAACAGCGGCGCGTTGGAGCGCCGACATGAAGCGCGACCTCCCCTCCCTCGCGCTCTATGCGCAAGTCAAGGATCACATCTCCCGCAAGATCCAGGACGGCACCTGGCCCGCCGGCCACCGCCTGCCATCCGAAAGCGAATTGGTCGCGCAGTTCGGCATTTCTCGCATGACCGTGAACCGCGCACTGCGCGAGTTGATGGAACAGGGCCGCATCGTGCGCATGGCCGGCGTTGGCAGCTTCGTGGCCGAGAACAAGCCCCAGTCCACGTTGCTGCAGATTGCCAACATCGCAAGCGAAATCCGCCAGCGCGGCCATGACTACCGCTGCGAAATGCTTGCGGTAGAACGCATTGCCGCATCGCCCGACGTGGCGGCCTGGCTCGACATGCGCGCAGGCACCTCGGTGTTCCACAGCGTTTGCCTGCACCTGGAGAACGACACCCCGGTGCAGCTCGAAGAACGGTACGTCAATCCGCAGGTCGTGCCCGATTTTCTCGAGCAGGACTTTGTCGCCGTGGCCCCCAGCGAGTACCTGGTCCGCAACGTGCCTTTCGACCAGATCGAACACGTCGTCGATGCCGTGCTGCCCACCGCCGAGCAGGCGAGCCGGCTCGCGATGGAACCCACCGACCCCTGCCTGCTGCTCACGCGCCGCACATGGACGCGCAACACGCCCGTCACCTGGGTGCGGTGCCTCCATCCTGCCTCGCGCTACAGCCTCGGCAGCCGTTTCAAAGCCGACGGCAACCCTTCCTTCGGCTGAATTTCTTGTCGCGGAAACCGCAGGTCTTCTCTCGCAACCACTTGTATAGACAGGTTTATATGCCAACAAACAATCACACCCCCGCCATCCTGACCCTCACGCCCGGCAAGGTGGACCTCGCCATGCTGCGCCGCATCCAGGCCGGCGGCGTGCGGCTGGCGCTCGACCCGTCGGTGCAGGACGGCATGGCGCGCGCCGAAGCGGCGGTGCGCCACATCGTCGACAACGACCAGGTGGTCTACGGCATCAACACCGGCTTCGGCAAGCTCGCGAGCACGCGCATCGGCAATGACCACCTGGCCGACCTGCAGCGCAACCTCGTGCTCTCGCACAGCGTGGGTACGGGCGAGCCGCTGGCTGCGCCGGTGGTGCGCATGGTGCTGGCCACCAAGGCGGTGAGCCTGGCGCGCGGCCACTCGGGCGTGCGGCCCGCGCTGGTCGATGCCTTGCTGGCGCTGTTCAATGCGGGTGTGATGCCGCGCATTCCTTGCAAGGGTTCGGTCGGCGCATCGGGCGACCTCGCGCCGCTCGCGCACATGGCTTGCGTGCTGATCGGCGAGGGCGAGGCGACCACTGCCGACGGCACCGTGGTCAGCGGTGCCGAGGCCATGCGCCTCGTCGGCCTCGAGCCCTTCGTGCTCGGCCCCAAGGAAGGCCTGGCGCTGCTCAACGGCACGCAGGTGTCGACCGCGCTCGCGCTGGCCGGGCTGTTCGGTGCCGAAGACGTGTTCGCTTCGGCGCTAATGTCGGGTGCGCTCTCGCTCGAGGCTATCCAGGGTTCGATCAAGCCCTTCGATGCGCGCATTCACGCAGCACGCGGCCAGCCGGGGCAAATTGCCGTGGCCGGCGCGGTGCGCACGTTGCTCGAAGGCAGCGAGATCGTGCCGTCTCACGCAGCGTGCGGCCGCGTGCAAGATCCGTATTCGGTGCGCTGCATTCCGCAGGTCATGGGCGCCTGCCTCGACAACCTCGCGCATGCCGCGCGCGTACTGGTCATCGAGGCCAATGCCGCTTCGGACAACCCACTGGTCTTTACCGACACCGGCGAAGTGATCTCCGGCGGCAACTTCCACGCCGAGCCGGTCGCCTTTGCGGCCGACATCATCGCGCTGGCCATCAGCGAGGTTGGCGCCATTGTCGAGCGCCGCATCGCTCTCTTGCTCGACACCGGCCTTTCGGGCCTGCCGCCGTTCCTGGTGCGCGATGGCGGCCTGAACTCGGGCTTCATGATTGCGCAGGTCACGGCGGCCGCGTTGGCTTCCGAGAACAAGTCGCTTGCGCATCCCGCCAGCGTCGACAGCCTGCCCACTTCGGCCAACCAGGAAGACCATGTGTCGATGGCCACCTTCGCGGCGCGGCGCCTCGGCGACATGGTCAACAACACTGCAGTCGTGGTCGGCATCGAAGCCATGGCCGCAGCGCAAGGCATCGAACTGAACCGAAACCTCAAGAGCTCCCCGCTGGTCGAAGCCGAATTCGCCGCCATCCGCCAGAAGGTCGCGTTTCTTGAAACCGACCGCTACCTCGCACCCGACATCGAAGCCATGCGCCAGTGGGCGCTGAAGGCCGAGCTGCCCGCCGCGCTTTTGAACATCCTGCCCAGCCACGCCTGAACACCGATCAAGGAGAACCTCGCCATGAACGCACCCGAAAAGCTTCCGCTGCAAAACACCGACCCACGCCATGACCCCACGCGCGTGATCCGAGCACCGCGAGGCAGCGAACTGAACTGCAAGAGCTGGCTCACCGAAGCCCCGTTCCGCATGCTGCAGAACAACCTCGACACCGAGGTGGCCGAACGTCCGCAAGACCTCGTGGTGTACGGCGGCATCGGCCGCGCAGCGCGCAACTGGGCCTGCTACGACCAGATCCTTGCCTCGCTGAAGGAACTGAACGACGACGAGACGCTGCTTGTTCAATCGGGCAAGCCCGTTGGCGTGTTCAAGACGCACGAGAACGCGCCGCGCGTGCTGCTCGCCAATTCGAACCTGGTGCCCAAGTGGGCCAACTGGGAGCAGTTCAACGAGCTCGACCGCCAGGGCCTCTTCATGTACGGCCAGATGACCGCGGGCAGCTGGATCTACATCGGCAGCCAGGGCATCGTGCAAGGCACCTTCGAAACCTTTGTCGAAGCCGGCCGCCAGCACTACAACAACAGCCTCGCGGGCAAGTGGATTCTCACGGCCGGCCTTGGGGGCATGGGCGGCGCCCAGCCGCTCGCGGCCACGCTCGCGGGTGCGGTGTCGCTCAACATCGAGTGCCAGCAGACCAGCATCGACTTTCGCCTGCGTACGCGCTATGTCGACAAGCAGGCGCGCGACATCGACCATGCGCTCGAGCTCATCCAGCAGCATTGCGATGCGAAGGAGGCCGTGTCGATCGCGCTGCTCGGCAACGCGGCCGACGTGTTGCCCGAGCTGGTCAAGCGCGCGAAGGCCGGCGGCATCAAGCCCGACCTCGTCACCGACCAGACCTCGGCGCACGACCTCATCAACGGATACCTGCCTTCGGGCTGGAGCGTGCCGCAATGGCAGGCCGCGATGAAGGATGCGTCGCAGCACGACGCACTCAAGAAGGCCGCCGCGAAGTCGTGCGCCGTGCACGTACAGGCCATGCTCGACTTCCAGGCCATGGGAATTCCCACGGTCGACTACGGCAACAACATCCGCCAGGTCGCTTTCGACGAAGGCGTGAAGAACGCGTTCGACTTCCCGGGCTTCGTGCCCGCCTACATCCGCCCGCTGTTCTGCGAAGGCAAGGGCCCGTTCCGCTGGGTGGCGCTGTCGGGCGACCCTGAAGACATCTACAAGACCGACGCCAAGATCAAGGAGCTGTTCCCCGAGAACACCCACACGCACCGCTGGCTCGAAATGGCACGCGAGCGCATCGCCTTCCAGGGCCTGCCGGCGCGCATCTGCTGGCTCGGGCTGGGCGAGCGCCACATCGCCGGCCTGGCCTTCAACGAGATGGTGAAGAACGGCGAGCTCAAGGCACCCATCGTCATCGGCCGCGACCACCTGGACACCGGCTCCGTGGCCAGCCCCAACCGCGAGACCGAAGCGATGAAGGACGGCACCGACGCGGTGAGCGACTGGCCGCTGCTCAACGCGCTGCTCAACACCGCAGGCGGCGCCACCTGGGTCAGCCTGCACCACGGCGGCGGCGTGGGCATGGGCTACTCGCAGCACTCGGGCGTGGTCATCGTGTGCGACGGCACCGATGCCGCCGCCAAGCGCATCGAGCGCGTGCTGTGGAACGATCCGGCTACGGGCGTCATGCGCCATGCCGATGCGGGCTACGACATTGCGGTGGCCACCGCGAAGAAGCAAGGCCTCAAGTTGCCGATGGTGCGCTGACCCGGAGTGAAGCAGTAAGACGAAGGTAGAAAGAAAAAACGCACCGATTCCCACTCAGTGGGAATCAAGGCTTGGACGTGGGAACGGCGGAAAAGATACTGACGCCGCACCCACTTCTCGATACCTCTCGCGACCGCTCCCGATGACGCCCGAAGCCTCCGCCCACAACGACCGAGCCCTGCTGGTGCTGTCGGTGCTGGCGCAGAGCAAGGCGGCCATGTCGGCCGCGGAGCTGATGCAGGCCACCGGCCTTTCGCAGAGCACGCTGTACCGGCAGATCGCCACGCTGCGGCGCTGGGGCTTCGTCATGGAGGCCGAAGGTCGCTACTCGCCCGGCCCCGTGAGCGTGCAGCTTGCAACCGGCTTCGACGGCAACTCCGACCTCGTGATGGCGGCGCGCGCCGACATGCGGGCGCTCGCGCAGCAGAGCCGCGAAAGCGTGGCGCTGATCACGGCGGTGAACGACCGCGTGGTGTGCCTCGAGATGATCGACAGCGAACAGTCGCTGCGCTGTTCGTTCGACCGCGGCCGCAGCGTGCCGGCGCGCGACGGCGCCAGCGCCAAGTGCCTGCTGGCCCACATGCCGACCGACCAGCGCGATGCATTGCTCGACGCATTCGGCGAAAGCCCCGAGCGCCGCGCACAGCGCGCCGCAGAGCTCGACGCCATTCGCGAAGCCGGCCATGCCGTGACGCATGGCGAGGTCGACGCAGGCGTGTGGGGCGCGAGCGCACCGGTGCTTGCATCGGGCCGGCGCCTGCGCGGCGCGATCACGCTCATGGCCCCACTCACGCGTGTCGAGGGCATGGAAGCTGCGTTGCTCCACATGACCGTTGTCACGGCGGCGCGCATTTCTCGCGCGCTGCAGTAGCCGGTCACGCTGCACGAATTTTTTTCTTTCTTTCTTTCAACTCACGGAAGCCTTCACATGAACACCCGCCGCACCCTCATTGCCGCCGCACTCTCCAGCCTTGCCTTCTTCGGCTTTGCCGCCACCGCGCAAGCCCAGGGCGAGCCGCTGCGCGTGGCCACCGATGCCACCTTTCCGCCGATGGAGTTCGTCGAGAACGGCAAGCGAACGGGCTTCGACGTGGAACTGGTCGAGGCCATCGGCAAGACGCTGGGCCGCAAAATCGAATGGATCGACATCGACTTCAAGGGCCTGGTGCCGGGCCTCATCTCCAAGCGCTTCGACATGGCCGTGTCGGCCATCTACATCACCGACGAGCGCAAGAAGGTCGTCGATTTCACGGTGCCCTACTACGCGGGCGGCCTGGTGGTGATGGTGAAGGACGGCAACACCGCCATCAAGACGCCGGCCGACATCAACGGCAAGAAGGTCAGCGTGCAGGTGGGCACCAAGTCGGTCTCCTACACCAAGGAAAAGTATCCGCAGGTGCAGCTGATGGAAGTCGAGAAGAACCAGGAAATGTTCAACCTGGTGGACATCGGCCGCGCCGACGCAGCCGTGACCGGCAAGCCTGCCGCCTACCAGTATGTGCGCACGCGCGGCGGCCTGAAGGTGCTGCCCGAGCAGATCACCACCGAGGAATACGGCATGGCCATCCGCAAGGACACGCCCGAGCTCACCAAGGCCGTGAACGGCGCCATCGAGAAGCTCAAGGCCGATGGCACCTATGCGCAAATCGTCGCGAAGTGGTTCAACGCCAGCGCCAAGTAATCCGGTCGGCTCATGGATTTCGATTTCTCGCCGGTCTGGCAAGGCTGGCCCGACCTGCTGCGCGGCGCCCTCGTCACGGTGGAAATCACCGCCTGCGCGCTCGCCCTCGGCTGCGTGCTGGGGCTCGTGGTCGGCATCGGGCGGCTCAACCCGAAGCGGCGCTGGCTCTACGGCATTTGCACGGCCTATGTGGCGGCGATTCGCGGCACGCCGCTGCTGGTGCAGCTGTTCATTTTGTTCTTCGGCCTGCCGCACTTCGGCATCCTGCTGCCGGCCTTCCTGTGCGGCGTGCTGGGGCTGGGCGTGTATTCGGGCGCGTATGTGTCGGAGATCGTGCGCGGCGCCATCCAGTCGATCGACAAGGGCCAGACCCTGGCGGCCCAGTCGCTGGGCATGACACCCGCCACGGCGATGCGCGAGATCGTGCTGCCGCAAGCGGTGGTGCGCATGATCCCGCCGCTGGGCAACGAGTTCATCGCGCTCATCAAGAACTCGGCGCTGGTGTCGCTGCTCACCATCCACGACGTGATGCATGAAGGGCAGAAGATCATCAGCGTGTCTTACCGCTCGCTGGAGGTGTACCTTGCCATCGCGCTCGTGTATTTCGTGCTCACGGGCACGATGACGCTGGTTCTCAGGCACTTCGAGCAGAAGCTTCGGCAAGGCGGGCTGATGCGATGAACGTGGTTCGCTTTTCCCGCACCGAGCTGCCGGCCAGGCGATGGAAGAACGGCGGCGGCACCACGCAGGAAATCGTGAGCTGGCCCGAGGGCGCGGGGCTCGACGACTTCAGCTGGCGCGCGAGCATTGCCACCATCGCGGCGCCGGGACCGTTCTCGGTGTTCGAAGGCGTCGACCGCAGCATCATGCTGCTCGAAGGCGACGGCGTGCGGCTGTTCACGCCAGACGGGCGAACGGACCACCGGCTCGACGCACCGCACCGGCCATTCACTTTCAGCGGCGACGAGCCGATCGATTGCGCGCTGCTCGGCGGCGCATCGAACGACTTCAACATCATGGCCCGGCGGGGCCGGTGGCGCGCCGAAGTGCAGGTGCTCGCGGAGCCCTCGGTGGTGGAGCCGGCGCCGCACGGCGTGCTGCTTGCGCTGCGCGGCACGTGGCGCCTGAACGGCGAGGCCCGGGCCGAGGGAGAGGGCGTGTACTGGGCCGAAGACGCGCAGGCGTGGCAAGCCGTGCCGGAAGACGAAGGCGCGCGGCTGGCGGCGGTTCGCATCGTGCCGGCGTAAGCTCTGGAATACCGAAAGAGACCCATGACATCCGCAACTTCGTTCCCATCGGCCGATGGCCTCTGGACCGGCCTTCGCCTGGCGCCCGATGCTGCTCCGGGCACCGCACCTGAAGCCGCGGCCGATGCCGCCATCGCGGTGGCAGGGGGCATGGTCCGCTGGGTAGGCGCGCGCCGGGCGCTGCCCGCTGAATTTGCCGGCCTTGCGCCGCATGACGCCGGCGGCGCACTCGTCACGCCGGGCCTGGTCGATTGCCACACCCACCTGGTCTACGGCGGCCAGCGTGCCAACGAGTTCGCGATGCGGCTCGCCGGGGCCAGTTACGAAGAAGTGGCCAAGGCGGGCGGCGGCATCGTTTCGTCGGTGCGGGCCACGC from Variovorax paradoxus includes these protein-coding regions:
- the recQ gene encoding DNA helicase RecQ gives rise to the protein MSSLAPLPLDAPGSSSAPADILHEVFGYSQFRGPQQDIVEHVVGGGDALVLMPTGGGKSLCYQIPAIARQRAGRGVSVVVSPLIALMHDQVGALHEAGVNAAFLNSTLDWEQTQDVERRMLRGEITLLYAAPERVNTPRFLSQLDSLKERGKLSLFAIDEAHCVSQWGHDFRPEYRALTVLHERYPGVPRIALTATADALTRADIVERLQLEEARQFVSSFDRPNIRYTIVEKKDATTQLLRFIEREHEGDAGVVYCQSRKRVEDVAVTLQGAGINALPYHAGLDAAVRQKHQDRFLREEGIVMVATIAFGMGIDKPDVRFVGHLDMPKNIEGYYQETGRAGRDGAPADAWMAYGLQDVVNQRRMIDESPAGEEFKQVMRGKLDALLSLAEASDCRRVRLLGYFGEKSTPCGNCDNCLNPPQVWDGTDAARKLLSTIYRVHQLSGISFGAGHIMDILRGKETEKVKQFGHERISTFGLGAEFSEVQLRGVLRQLIATGALAVDAEAFNTLKLTEGSRPVLKGEANVTLRESISSPAERKPRREKVAKGAPSPAAAKLDDTGKKRFEALKAWRAEVAREHNLPAYVIFHDATLAAIAERAPASLEDLQGISGIGTKKLEAYGSEVLRVASAF
- a CDS encoding ABC transporter substrate-binding protein, which produces MVKTVVVKVASLLAAGACAAGMAGTAAAQETKIALGMSGWTGFAPLSLADKAGIFKKNGLDVELKMIPQKDRHLALAAGAIQCAATTVETHVAWNANGVPIVQIFQMDKSYGADGLAVRNDVKSFADLKGKTIGVSAPGTAPYFGLAWMLNKNGMTLKDVKVVSLEPQPAAQAFVAGQNDAAMTYEPYLSTVRANPAAGKILATTLDYPMVMDTVGCAPTWLKANAKAAQALTQSYFEALDMIKADPAKANELMGSAVKQTGEQFAKSSAFLRWQDKAANQKFFAGELTSFMKEAAPILLEAGVIRKAPEDYAATFDASFVK
- a CDS encoding ABC transporter permease yields the protein MQASSSKALPQVPPRASAPASAVSPASAGSGKPAVSARRRSLAPLEPISGRARVLLGLGFFVAFVLVWSIATLGGFVPPTFLASPVTMLKEGWMLFAEFGFIGDVGMTVWRVFGGFLLAAVLAVPLGIAMGTWKAVEAFFEPFVSFCRYLPASAFIPLLILWAGLGEMQKLLVIFIGSFFQIVLMVAVTVGGARRDLVEAAYTLGARSRGIVARVLIPGAAPGIAETLRLVLGWAWTYVIVAELIGSSSGIGHMITDSQALLNTGQIIFGIIVIGVIGLVSDFAFKALNRRMFAWAAL
- a CDS encoding ABC transporter ATP-binding protein is translated as MMTNNNQLSIQGVSRVFTGTKGQSTQALLPIDFEVKENDFVTILGPSGCGKSTLLRIVAGLDFPTTGQVLLDGERIEGPGADRGVVFQSYTLFPWLTVAQNIRFGLRERGMSEADQKDRSEFFIAKVGLRGFENHFPKQLSGGMQQRTAIARALANDPKMLLLDEPFGALDNQTRVLMQELLLGIWESAQKTVLFVTHDIDEAIFMANRVAVFSARPGRIKTEIAVDFPHPRHYTIKTSPEFMEIKARLTEEIRAESMAAAEH
- the hutC gene encoding histidine utilization repressor, with the translated sequence MKRDLPSLALYAQVKDHISRKIQDGTWPAGHRLPSESELVAQFGISRMTVNRALRELMEQGRIVRMAGVGSFVAENKPQSTLLQIANIASEIRQRGHDYRCEMLAVERIAASPDVAAWLDMRAGTSVFHSVCLHLENDTPVQLEERYVNPQVVPDFLEQDFVAVAPSEYLVRNVPFDQIEHVVDAVLPTAEQASRLAMEPTDPCLLLTRRTWTRNTPVTWVRCLHPASRYSLGSRFKADGNPSFG
- the hutH gene encoding histidine ammonia-lyase — translated: MPTNNHTPAILTLTPGKVDLAMLRRIQAGGVRLALDPSVQDGMARAEAAVRHIVDNDQVVYGINTGFGKLASTRIGNDHLADLQRNLVLSHSVGTGEPLAAPVVRMVLATKAVSLARGHSGVRPALVDALLALFNAGVMPRIPCKGSVGASGDLAPLAHMACVLIGEGEATTADGTVVSGAEAMRLVGLEPFVLGPKEGLALLNGTQVSTALALAGLFGAEDVFASALMSGALSLEAIQGSIKPFDARIHAARGQPGQIAVAGAVRTLLEGSEIVPSHAACGRVQDPYSVRCIPQVMGACLDNLAHAARVLVIEANAASDNPLVFTDTGEVISGGNFHAEPVAFAADIIALAISEVGAIVERRIALLLDTGLSGLPPFLVRDGGLNSGFMIAQVTAAALASENKSLAHPASVDSLPTSANQEDHVSMATFAARRLGDMVNNTAVVVGIEAMAAAQGIELNRNLKSSPLVEAEFAAIRQKVAFLETDRYLAPDIEAMRQWALKAELPAALLNILPSHA
- the hutU gene encoding urocanate hydratase; translation: MNAPEKLPLQNTDPRHDPTRVIRAPRGSELNCKSWLTEAPFRMLQNNLDTEVAERPQDLVVYGGIGRAARNWACYDQILASLKELNDDETLLVQSGKPVGVFKTHENAPRVLLANSNLVPKWANWEQFNELDRQGLFMYGQMTAGSWIYIGSQGIVQGTFETFVEAGRQHYNNSLAGKWILTAGLGGMGGAQPLAATLAGAVSLNIECQQTSIDFRLRTRYVDKQARDIDHALELIQQHCDAKEAVSIALLGNAADVLPELVKRAKAGGIKPDLVTDQTSAHDLINGYLPSGWSVPQWQAAMKDASQHDALKKAAAKSCAVHVQAMLDFQAMGIPTVDYGNNIRQVAFDEGVKNAFDFPGFVPAYIRPLFCEGKGPFRWVALSGDPEDIYKTDAKIKELFPENTHTHRWLEMARERIAFQGLPARICWLGLGERHIAGLAFNEMVKNGELKAPIVIGRDHLDTGSVASPNRETEAMKDGTDAVSDWPLLNALLNTAGGATWVSLHHGGGVGMGYSQHSGVVIVCDGTDAAAKRIERVLWNDPATGVMRHADAGYDIAVATAKKQGLKLPMVR
- a CDS encoding IclR family transcriptional regulator → MTPEASAHNDRALLVLSVLAQSKAAMSAAELMQATGLSQSTLYRQIATLRRWGFVMEAEGRYSPGPVSVQLATGFDGNSDLVMAARADMRALAQQSRESVALITAVNDRVVCLEMIDSEQSLRCSFDRGRSVPARDGASAKCLLAHMPTDQRDALLDAFGESPERRAQRAAELDAIREAGHAVTHGEVDAGVWGASAPVLASGRRLRGAITLMAPLTRVEGMEAALLHMTVVTAARISRALQ
- a CDS encoding transporter substrate-binding domain-containing protein — its product is MNTRRTLIAAALSSLAFFGFAATAQAQGEPLRVATDATFPPMEFVENGKRTGFDVELVEAIGKTLGRKIEWIDIDFKGLVPGLISKRFDMAVSAIYITDERKKVVDFTVPYYAGGLVVMVKDGNTAIKTPADINGKKVSVQVGTKSVSYTKEKYPQVQLMEVEKNQEMFNLVDIGRADAAVTGKPAAYQYVRTRGGLKVLPEQITTEEYGMAIRKDTPELTKAVNGAIEKLKADGTYAQIVAKWFNASAK